Proteins from a single region of Nasonia vitripennis strain AsymCx chromosome 2 unlocalized genomic scaffold, Nvit_psr_1.1 chr2_random0005, whole genome shotgun sequence:
- the LOC116416451 gene encoding uncharacterized protein LOC116416451 isoform X1, whose protein sequence is MSRRKGKGYKNWMDPTCKKRIPKSTEYLYKHKMLKSLLENSEISEEENHDSLPHDIQSPVSLPVQNLDYQSEDFTHIGENCFIYSEMENNNNEDWINAFTNNNSVQSEICEESVQSESCEENTVYEEENNKSITKQFKKNQYLNKKLQKKTNVRYGEIILMCIMLGVRHSLTWTAMLDIFNLINKLFDEDVIHLSKYKLFNFFPENKKWFNYHIYCPVCKIYIGNRSHFSNTIVCPSCEHVIENVKKSPYFLTLNIKSQLKQLLDNPMINKHLQYKYIRQKQDSKNIEDVYDGNLYEYLSLPGNVLHDKWNFSYILNTDGCQTSDSSKVSAWPVYLKINELPPKIRDKHMILVGLWVNEEKPVLNTFLQPIITELNVIATEGIEWKMDDETIKSKFIALCCCVDSVCRCSLLNMKQFNGIFGCTFCYHPTENVEGTRKYPIDENVHLLRTHDKIVQDMILTRSVNSQSGQIETQEVNGVKGPPILLNLEYFNLSDGMTPDSMHCVYLGVTEQYTNLILGRCHEPYYVGAPNDLSVIDARLLSFKSPKIITRTCRSLTNRNSWKASEWRSWLLNYSLVSLQGIIPNKYLTHLSKLVAAIEILISDSIIPEKLSVAQNLLVEFVVYFQSYFGKEQMTYNILLLLHLTRSVINLGPLYVHDAFAFENENRLVLQMKTSPTDIPVQIAKRYMFYRSIPSFCQNFEIGNRVVEFTEDFESRLKYYVRVDKAILINGTSYELSEEEQQLGYSGICCSYKKLIYKGIRYTTSAYAQNLKINDSIIETKTGHTGIIKKICFFYDDSQNKIVFFFNPIILKKKPIFNLRHISHIKECIIKYNKLDVCQLEDLKGQCILMAVNAKNYICKIKRGCLGD, encoded by the exons atgtcaagaaGGAAAGGAAAGGGGTATAAAAATTGGATGGATCCAACTTGCAAAAAACGAATTCCTAAATCTACAGAGTACTTGTATAAACATAAAATGTTAAAA agTTTACTTGAGAATAGCGAAATCAGTGAGGAAGAAAATCATGATTCATTACCTCATGATATACAATCTCCTGTTTCTCTGCCTGTTCAAAATCTAGATTATCAGTCTGAAGACTTCACACATATTGGAGAGAATTGTTTTATTTACAGTGAAatggaaaataataataacgaagaTTGGATTAATGCTTTTACAAATAACAATAGTGTACAAAGTGAAATTTGTgaagaaagtgtacaaagtgAAAGCTGTGAAGAAAATACAGTTTACGAAGAAGAAAACAACAAATCAATTACAAAacaatttaagaaaaatcagtatttaaacaaaaaattgcagaaaaaaacaaacgtcAGGTATGGTGAGATTATTTTAATGTGCATTATGCTAGGCGTACGTCATTCTCTTACTTGGACAGCCAtgcttgatatttttaatttaattaataaattatttgacgAAGATGTCATACATTTAAGTAAATACAAATTGTTCAATTTCTTtcctgaaaataaaaagtggTTTAATTATCATATTTATTGTCCAGtatgtaaaatttatattggAAATCGTTCACATTTTTCAAATACTATAGTTTGTCCTTCTTGTGAACATGTGATAGAAAATGTTAAGAAATCTccgtattttttaacactgaATATAAAATCACAACTAAAACAACTATTGGATAATCCGATGATCAATAAACACCTTCAGTATAAGTATATTCGACAAAAACAAGACAGTAAGAATATTGAAGATGTGTATGACGGCAACTTGTATGAATATTTATCTTTACCTGGAAATGTTTTACACGACAAATggaatttttcatatatactAAACACTGATGGGTGTCAAACTAGTGACTCGAGCAAAGTGAGTGCATGGCCAGTTTATCTAAAAATCAATGAGTTACCACCAAAAATAAGAGACAAACATATGATATTAGTAGGTTTATGGGTAAACGAGGAAAAACCGGTTTTGAATACTTTTTTGCAGCCTATAATTACAGAATTAAATGTCATCGCAACAGAAGGAATAGAATGGAAAATGGATGAtgaaacaataaaatcaaaatttatagCCTTATGCTGTTGTGTGGATTCTGTTTGCAGATGTTCTTTATTAAATATGAAGCAGTTTAATGGAATTTTTGgttgtacattttgttaccATCCAACAGAAAATGTCGAAGGAACTAGGAAATATCCAATAGATGAAAATGTACATCTGCTCCGAACTCATGATAAAATTGTTCAGGATATGATTTTAACGAGATCAGTGAATTCACAATCTGGACAGATTGAGACGCAAGAGGTTAATGGAGTAAAAGGACCACccatattattaaatttggagtatttcaatttaagtgaTGGAATGACTCCGGATAGCATGCATTGTGTATATCTAGGTGTGACAGAACAATacacaaatttaattttaggCCGATGTCATGAACCTTATTACGTAGGAGCACCAAATGATTTATCAGTCATTGATGCTCGCCTTCTGTCATTTAAATCtccaaaaataattacaaggACGTGTAGATCTTTGACTAACAGAAATTCATGGAAAGCCTCGGAATGGCGTTCTTGGTTACTTAATTACAGTCTTGTATCCTTACAGGGAATAATTCCAAACAAGTATTTAACGCACTTGTCAAAACTCGTAGCAGcaatagaaattttaataagtgATTCTATCATACCTGAAAAATTAAGTGTTgcacaaaatttattagttGAATTTGTCGTCTACTTCCAAAGCTATTTTGGTAAAGAACAGATGACAtacaatattcttttattgctgCACCTTACAAGAAGTGTAATTAATTTAGGACCTTTATATGTGCACGATGCATTTGCTTTTGAAAACGAAAATCGATTAGTTTTACAGATGAAAACCAGTCCTACTGATATACCAGTTCAGATAGCAAAAAGATACATGTTCTACAGATCAATTCCTTCATTTTGCCAAAATTTCGAGATAGGAAATAGAGTTGTTGAATTTACTGAAGATTTTGAAAGTCGTCTGAAATATTATGTAAGAGTTGACAAAGCTATTTTAATTAATGGGACGAGTTATGAACTATCTGAAGAAGAACAACAACTGGGTTATAGTGGTATATGTTGCAGTTACAAAAAGCTTATTTACAAAGGAATTCGTTACACAACCAGTGCGTAtgcacaaaatttaaaaattaatgattcaATTATAGAAACAAAGACTGGTCATACAGGtattataaagaaaatatgttttttttatgacgacagtcaaaataaaatagtgtttttttttaatcctattatattaaaaaaaaaaccaatctTTAATTTACGTCACATTAGTCACATTAAAGaatgtataattaaatataacaaACTAGATGTATGTCAATTAGAAGATTTGAAGGGGCAGTGTATTTTAATGGcagtaaatgcaaaaaattacatttgtaaaataaaaagaggaTGTCTCGGTGATTAA
- the LOC116416451 gene encoding uncharacterized protein LOC116416451 isoform X2, whose protein sequence is MFYFQSLLENSEISEEENHDSLPHDIQSPVSLPVQNLDYQSEDFTHIGENCFIYSEMENNNNEDWINAFTNNNSVQSEICEESVQSESCEENTVYEEENNKSITKQFKKNQYLNKKLQKKTNVRYGEIILMCIMLGVRHSLTWTAMLDIFNLINKLFDEDVIHLSKYKLFNFFPENKKWFNYHIYCPVCKIYIGNRSHFSNTIVCPSCEHVIENVKKSPYFLTLNIKSQLKQLLDNPMINKHLQYKYIRQKQDSKNIEDVYDGNLYEYLSLPGNVLHDKWNFSYILNTDGCQTSDSSKVSAWPVYLKINELPPKIRDKHMILVGLWVNEEKPVLNTFLQPIITELNVIATEGIEWKMDDETIKSKFIALCCCVDSVCRCSLLNMKQFNGIFGCTFCYHPTENVEGTRKYPIDENVHLLRTHDKIVQDMILTRSVNSQSGQIETQEVNGVKGPPILLNLEYFNLSDGMTPDSMHCVYLGVTEQYTNLILGRCHEPYYVGAPNDLSVIDARLLSFKSPKIITRTCRSLTNRNSWKASEWRSWLLNYSLVSLQGIIPNKYLTHLSKLVAAIEILISDSIIPEKLSVAQNLLVEFVVYFQSYFGKEQMTYNILLLLHLTRSVINLGPLYVHDAFAFENENRLVLQMKTSPTDIPVQIAKRYMFYRSIPSFCQNFEIGNRVVEFTEDFESRLKYYVRVDKAILINGTSYELSEEEQQLGYSGICCSYKKLIYKGIRYTTSAYAQNLKINDSIIETKTGHTGIIKKICFFYDDSQNKIVFFFNPIILKKKPIFNLRHISHIKECIIKYNKLDVCQLEDLKGQCILMAVNAKNYICKIKRGCLGD, encoded by the coding sequence atgttttattttcagagTTTACTTGAGAATAGCGAAATCAGTGAGGAAGAAAATCATGATTCATTACCTCATGATATACAATCTCCTGTTTCTCTGCCTGTTCAAAATCTAGATTATCAGTCTGAAGACTTCACACATATTGGAGAGAATTGTTTTATTTACAGTGAAatggaaaataataataacgaagaTTGGATTAATGCTTTTACAAATAACAATAGTGTACAAAGTGAAATTTGTgaagaaagtgtacaaagtgAAAGCTGTGAAGAAAATACAGTTTACGAAGAAGAAAACAACAAATCAATTACAAAacaatttaagaaaaatcagtatttaaacaaaaaattgcagaaaaaaacaaacgtcAGGTATGGTGAGATTATTTTAATGTGCATTATGCTAGGCGTACGTCATTCTCTTACTTGGACAGCCAtgcttgatatttttaatttaattaataaattatttgacgAAGATGTCATACATTTAAGTAAATACAAATTGTTCAATTTCTTtcctgaaaataaaaagtggTTTAATTATCATATTTATTGTCCAGtatgtaaaatttatattggAAATCGTTCACATTTTTCAAATACTATAGTTTGTCCTTCTTGTGAACATGTGATAGAAAATGTTAAGAAATCTccgtattttttaacactgaATATAAAATCACAACTAAAACAACTATTGGATAATCCGATGATCAATAAACACCTTCAGTATAAGTATATTCGACAAAAACAAGACAGTAAGAATATTGAAGATGTGTATGACGGCAACTTGTATGAATATTTATCTTTACCTGGAAATGTTTTACACGACAAATggaatttttcatatatactAAACACTGATGGGTGTCAAACTAGTGACTCGAGCAAAGTGAGTGCATGGCCAGTTTATCTAAAAATCAATGAGTTACCACCAAAAATAAGAGACAAACATATGATATTAGTAGGTTTATGGGTAAACGAGGAAAAACCGGTTTTGAATACTTTTTTGCAGCCTATAATTACAGAATTAAATGTCATCGCAACAGAAGGAATAGAATGGAAAATGGATGAtgaaacaataaaatcaaaatttatagCCTTATGCTGTTGTGTGGATTCTGTTTGCAGATGTTCTTTATTAAATATGAAGCAGTTTAATGGAATTTTTGgttgtacattttgttaccATCCAACAGAAAATGTCGAAGGAACTAGGAAATATCCAATAGATGAAAATGTACATCTGCTCCGAACTCATGATAAAATTGTTCAGGATATGATTTTAACGAGATCAGTGAATTCACAATCTGGACAGATTGAGACGCAAGAGGTTAATGGAGTAAAAGGACCACccatattattaaatttggagtatttcaatttaagtgaTGGAATGACTCCGGATAGCATGCATTGTGTATATCTAGGTGTGACAGAACAATacacaaatttaattttaggCCGATGTCATGAACCTTATTACGTAGGAGCACCAAATGATTTATCAGTCATTGATGCTCGCCTTCTGTCATTTAAATCtccaaaaataattacaaggACGTGTAGATCTTTGACTAACAGAAATTCATGGAAAGCCTCGGAATGGCGTTCTTGGTTACTTAATTACAGTCTTGTATCCTTACAGGGAATAATTCCAAACAAGTATTTAACGCACTTGTCAAAACTCGTAGCAGcaatagaaattttaataagtgATTCTATCATACCTGAAAAATTAAGTGTTgcacaaaatttattagttGAATTTGTCGTCTACTTCCAAAGCTATTTTGGTAAAGAACAGATGACAtacaatattcttttattgctgCACCTTACAAGAAGTGTAATTAATTTAGGACCTTTATATGTGCACGATGCATTTGCTTTTGAAAACGAAAATCGATTAGTTTTACAGATGAAAACCAGTCCTACTGATATACCAGTTCAGATAGCAAAAAGATACATGTTCTACAGATCAATTCCTTCATTTTGCCAAAATTTCGAGATAGGAAATAGAGTTGTTGAATTTACTGAAGATTTTGAAAGTCGTCTGAAATATTATGTAAGAGTTGACAAAGCTATTTTAATTAATGGGACGAGTTATGAACTATCTGAAGAAGAACAACAACTGGGTTATAGTGGTATATGTTGCAGTTACAAAAAGCTTATTTACAAAGGAATTCGTTACACAACCAGTGCGTAtgcacaaaatttaaaaattaatgattcaATTATAGAAACAAAGACTGGTCATACAGGtattataaagaaaatatgttttttttatgacgacagtcaaaataaaatagtgtttttttttaatcctattatattaaaaaaaaaaccaatctTTAATTTACGTCACATTAGTCACATTAAAGaatgtataattaaatataacaaACTAGATGTATGTCAATTAGAAGATTTGAAGGGGCAGTGTATTTTAATGGcagtaaatgcaaaaaattacatttgtaaaataaaaagaggaTGTCTCGGTGATTAA
- the LOC116416452 gene encoding uncharacterized protein LOC116416452, giving the protein MAAETLYAYVYVKAKTKYYTLEESDIVNFSYENLGNQSVEFSSKPFKCYLNDSEKQEVCQILIVAQNAKDLKNYLSKQRVKVPNLNKSDLEKTPNLTPAAEKHKAQKNKKVVAKKRKIASEKTNSEIIRAYSNASVRTTGLPTTSTPKSFLSISPPKSPPNENQSDGTFTDSDIDPLAGDDEQAGNRSDSPPFQNIDDDDGMSDNGEEEETTNRNEENGASGESDNSLLERTKKEFEKKLAEEKKKNTILVRSNRLFQEKLLQLNKKACKTAQTGAKADKESEKQPTKKREGFPTPINTGSGIMARAEAVDNAYSKDEPSKFYINLCYATWGYKDLSERCIKKSKKHWIKKFLHPKRRGR; this is encoded by the exons ATGGCGGCAGAAACATTGTATGCATATGTCTATGTGAAggcaaaaacaaaatactACACTTTAGAAGAGTCTGATATTGTGAATTTTAGTTATGAAAATTTGGGAAACCAGAGTGttgaattttcatcaaaaccaTTCAAGTGCTATCTAAATGACTCAGAAAAACAGGAAGTGTGCCAAATTTTAATTGTAGCAC aaaatgccaaagatttgaaaaactaCTTGTCAAAACAAAGAGTGAAAGTACCAAATCTAAATAAATCTGATTTAGAAAAAACACCAAACTTGACACCCGCTGCTGAAAAGCATAAagctcaaaaaaataaaaag gtagtagcaaagaaaagaaaaattgcatCTGAAAAGACAAATTCAGAGATTATCAGAGCTTATTCAAATGCGAGCGTTAGAACGACAGGTTTACCCACGACAAGCACACCaaaatcatttttaagcaTAAGCCCACCTAAATCACCTCCAAAC GAGAATCAATCAGATGGTACATTTACGGATTCAGATATTGATCCATTAGCTGGAGATGACGAACAAGCAGGAAATCGCTCAGATTCACCTCCTTTTCAAAATatagatgatgatgatggaaTGTCAGATAAtggggaagaagaagaaactaCAAATAGAAATGAAGAGAATGGAGCATCAGGTGAAAGTGATAATTCCTTGTTAGAGCGTACCAAGAAagaatttgagaaaaaattggcagaggaaaaaaagaaaaacacaatTTTAGTACGATCAAATCGActttttcaagaaaaattaCTGCAGCTAAATAAGAAGGCATGCAAAACTGCGCAAACAG gTGCTAAAGCTGACAAGGAGTCTGAAAAGCAGCccacaaaaaaaagagaaggatTCCCTACGCCAATAAATACAGGCAGTGGCATAATGGCTCGTGCCGAAGCAGTAGATAACGCATATTCTAAAGATGAGCCAAGCaagttttatattaatttatgctaTGCTACTTGGGGATACAAAGATCTGTCTGAAAGAtgcataaaaaaatctaaaaaacatTGGATAAAAAAGTTCTTACACCCAAAAAGAAGAGGACGGTGA